In Trichocoleus desertorum NBK24, the following are encoded in one genomic region:
- a CDS encoding ATP-binding protein, whose translation MRLQSLGLRSKLILSFLGVALLPLLVLALLNQRTTQKALINNANLALLGAASQTALSLDSFIKTNLDAVRVEAQLPILSQYLALSTQRRTAIRTEVETTLLALGRKDTLNILSYALLDQQGQNVVDTHTANVGNSEANWNYFQQPLKTGLPYVSPVQYATSDKVASLYFSSPVRNATGNVIGVVRVRYNANVIQRLVTQNSDLIVGDKASFAILLDENQVRLAQGYAPELIFKAITPLPLAKVQALQAAGRLPQGTPTELATNLPTFAQGVQNATQSKFFTTPLVANNSELSSAAVVKLKTQPWSVVFAQSQTLFLAPIQAQIRATLLLAIAIAVLVMAVAIALSQFLTKPLQGLTGVVTRFTTGDLKARSTIQTADEIGLLAGSFNQMAEQVGKLLHNLEERTHELEVSQQVTGAVSELSQVILDPKLLLREAIALMQNRFNLHYIQIYLLNAERQALYKEVESSQEDITRLGQPIKISLDDPQSLLAKAARTKEIICINQPDQSLQAAAVQLSGVGSEVVVPLSARGTLLGVLNVQDKQSDRFSALDLETFNTLAGQIATALDNARLFREVKKTGAELSAKAQELEKTLRELQQTQAQVVQSEKMSSLGQLVAGVAHEINNPVNFIYGNLSYAGEYIQDLTRLLKLYQQQFPDLTPEIAAEVEAIDLDFLLADLPKLLASMKVGADRIQKIVLSLRNFSRMDEAEMKAVDIHEGIDSTLMILQNRLKAKSDRPEIAVIKDYGDLPLVECYAGQLNQVFMNLLTNAIDALEGDQIQSPEQLQAPTIEICTRLLGTQSVEIRIADNGSGIAEADQGRLFDPFFTTKPVGKGTGLGLSISYQIVTDRHGGTLRCVSVPGQGTEFVIEIPLRQT comes from the coding sequence ATGAGATTGCAATCCTTAGGTTTACGTAGCAAACTGATTTTGTCTTTTTTGGGTGTGGCGCTCTTGCCGCTCCTGGTTTTGGCCCTGCTGAATCAGCGAACAACCCAAAAAGCCTTGATTAACAATGCCAATCTGGCTCTTTTAGGTGCTGCCTCCCAAACGGCTCTCAGTCTAGATTCATTTATCAAAACGAATCTTGATGCGGTTCGGGTGGAAGCCCAATTGCCTATCCTGTCTCAATATCTCGCATTATCGACTCAGAGGCGAACCGCAATTCGGACTGAAGTCGAAACCACGTTATTGGCACTAGGGCGAAAAGATACGCTGAATATCTTGTCTTATGCCTTGCTCGACCAACAGGGCCAAAATGTTGTGGACACCCACACGGCAAATGTGGGGAACAGTGAAGCCAATTGGAATTATTTTCAGCAGCCGCTCAAAACTGGCTTACCTTACGTTTCGCCTGTGCAATATGCCACTAGTGACAAAGTGGCAAGTTTGTATTTTAGTAGCCCGGTTCGGAATGCGACGGGCAATGTGATTGGGGTTGTCCGAGTTCGCTACAATGCCAACGTGATTCAGAGGCTGGTGACGCAAAACAGCGATCTGATAGTGGGTGACAAAGCCTCGTTTGCAATTTTGTTGGATGAAAATCAAGTTCGGCTAGCGCAAGGGTATGCTCCAGAGCTAATCTTTAAGGCCATTACGCCGCTGCCCCTGGCAAAAGTGCAAGCACTACAGGCAGCAGGACGCCTGCCCCAAGGCACTCCCACCGAGCTAGCCACAAATTTGCCCACCTTTGCTCAGGGGGTTCAGAATGCCACTCAGTCTAAGTTTTTTACCACACCTTTAGTGGCTAACAATTCCGAGCTGAGTTCAGCCGCTGTCGTCAAGCTAAAAACTCAGCCTTGGTCAGTGGTTTTTGCACAGTCGCAGACTTTATTTCTAGCGCCTATCCAAGCTCAAATTCGGGCAACTCTGCTGTTGGCGATCGCGATCGCAGTCTTGGTGATGGCGGTGGCAATTGCACTTAGTCAATTTCTCACCAAACCATTGCAGGGGCTGACGGGTGTTGTAACCCGCTTTACCACAGGGGATCTCAAAGCTCGTAGTACTATCCAAACCGCAGACGAGATTGGCTTGCTGGCGGGTAGCTTCAACCAAATGGCTGAGCAAGTGGGCAAACTGCTGCACAACCTAGAAGAGCGCACCCATGAGCTAGAAGTAAGCCAACAAGTCACAGGGGCCGTGAGTGAACTGTCGCAAGTGATCTTAGACCCGAAACTTTTACTACGAGAAGCGATCGCCCTGATGCAAAATCGCTTTAATCTGCATTACATCCAAATCTATTTACTCAATGCCGAGAGGCAGGCACTGTACAAAGAAGTGGAGTCTAGTCAGGAAGACATTACCCGGTTGGGGCAACCGATCAAAATTTCCTTAGACGACCCACAGAGCTTACTAGCGAAGGCAGCTCGTACAAAAGAAATCATTTGCATCAATCAACCAGATCAGAGCCTTCAGGCAGCAGCGGTTCAACTCTCTGGTGTAGGGTCTGAAGTTGTTGTGCCGCTTAGCGCTAGAGGCACTTTATTAGGCGTGTTAAATGTCCAAGACAAGCAAAGCGATCGCTTCAGCGCATTGGACTTGGAAACGTTTAATACCTTAGCAGGGCAGATCGCAACAGCTCTCGACAATGCCCGCTTGTTTAGGGAAGTGAAAAAAACAGGAGCCGAACTCAGCGCCAAAGCTCAAGAACTAGAGAAGACCTTGCGAGAACTCCAGCAGACCCAAGCTCAAGTGGTGCAAAGCGAGAAGATGTCTAGCTTGGGCCAACTGGTGGCAGGGGTAGCCCATGAGATTAACAATCCGGTGAATTTTATCTATGGCAATCTCAGCTATGCCGGAGAGTACATTCAAGACCTAACTCGGTTGTTGAAGCTTTATCAGCAGCAGTTCCCGGATCTGACCCCTGAAATTGCCGCCGAAGTGGAAGCGATCGACCTTGATTTCTTGCTGGCAGACCTGCCAAAACTCCTAGCCTCTATGAAGGTAGGAGCCGATCGGATTCAAAAAATTGTGTTGTCTCTGCGGAACTTTTCCCGGATGGACGAAGCCGAAATGAAGGCTGTAGACATCCACGAGGGGATTGATAGTACCTTGATGATTTTGCAAAATCGGCTCAAGGCTAAATCCGATCGCCCTGAAATTGCAGTGATTAAAGATTACGGAGATTTACCTTTGGTAGAGTGCTACGCGGGGCAACTCAACCAAGTCTTTATGAACCTGCTGACCAATGCGATCGATGCTTTGGAGGGTGATCAGATCCAATCTCCTGAGCAGTTGCAGGCACCCACGATTGAAATCTGCACCCGCCTGCTCGGCACTCAATCCGTTGAAATTCGGATTGCTGACAATGGTTCTGGGATTGCTGAAGCTGACCAGGGACGGCTATTTGACCCCTTCTTTACCACCAAGCCTGTCGGTAAAGGCACAGGCTTAGGTTTATCAATTAGCTACCAAATTGTTACAGATAGGCATGGGGGAACCTTGCGCTGTGTTTCGGTTCCAGGTCAAGGAACTGAGTTTGTAATTGAGATTCCTTTGCGCCAAACCTAA
- a CDS encoding DUF2949 domain-containing protein, giving the protein MESRRLTRLIKFLREELAVPAAAIAIGLRHREQDMSQLPMILWQYGLITLDQLNRVFDWMETA; this is encoded by the coding sequence ATGGAAAGTAGAAGATTGACCCGATTGATCAAGTTCTTGCGAGAGGAGTTAGCAGTACCTGCTGCCGCGATCGCCATTGGTTTACGCCATCGCGAGCAAGATATGAGCCAGTTACCCATGATTCTTTGGCAGTACGGGTTGATCACCCTTGACCAGCTCAATCGGGTATTCGACTGGATGGAAACGGCATAG
- a CDS encoding ribonuclease H-like domain-containing protein — protein MDFEDFQVYDRDLPEAALQQYLPAEAIAVDTETMGLLPYRDRLCLVQLCDPQGRGAVVRIERGQTEAPHLQQLLEAATVTKVFHFARFDIATLKHNLGIQTSPVFCTKIASKLARTYTPRHGLKDVVQELERVELDKSAQSSDWGNVANLSDAQLRYAANDVRYLLSVRQKLTIMLQREERWELAQQCFNCLPTMVALDLLQYKDLFEH, from the coding sequence ATGGATTTTGAAGACTTTCAGGTTTACGATCGCGACTTACCTGAAGCAGCGTTACAGCAATATTTACCCGCCGAGGCGATCGCCGTCGATACAGAAACGATGGGCTTGCTGCCCTACCGCGATCGGCTTTGCTTGGTGCAACTTTGCGATCCACAAGGTCGCGGGGCAGTGGTACGGATCGAGCGGGGTCAAACCGAGGCTCCCCATCTCCAGCAATTGCTAGAAGCGGCAACGGTGACAAAGGTGTTTCACTTTGCTCGGTTTGATATTGCCACGCTGAAGCATAATTTAGGCATTCAAACTTCACCTGTTTTCTGCACCAAGATTGCCAGTAAACTAGCGCGCACCTATACTCCACGCCACGGCCTGAAAGATGTGGTGCAAGAGTTAGAGCGTGTGGAATTGGACAAAAGTGCTCAAAGCTCTGACTGGGGCAATGTGGCCAATTTATCTGACGCTCAGCTACGCTACGCCGCCAATGATGTGCGCTATCTCTTGAGCGTGCGCCAAAAACTCACAATCATGTTGCAGCGAGAGGAACGGTGGGAATTAGCCCAGCAGTGCTTTAACTGTTTGCCAACAATGGTTGCCCTAGATTTGCTGCAATACAAAGATTTGTTTGAACACTAA
- a CDS encoding GAF domain-containing protein encodes MQPPESVINLEPSQTAIAPTQDDGFWEEELSRAEQESQPALGDLVNHSQFLMAAIAPQTFALSYANESFWKLLGAKTPQMEQGQAWLQCLAPEDVTALQQLYRGHLLRLILSQHHQTHLPELRFLDQPIRVTWQTTPNSTPRYLSLWLRSQGLRVAQLEAESNKFADLNHLSPEALKAKLLDEEQLRQLEQRLDLSLYPVEGQLLLEGLDITAQEAVRRLTYLLIDRDSILRPEKFQQVNQGLRSLFRADNSIILSAEGEQARLFIGTEYEELNVSAYSMASLQGSHFLKAAEVNQVYTVPDLHLHCQTECERNLQELGIRSLLLIPLVVKATATGKGSRQLAGLVGLTSDRPHHFDSVDCQYATELIAPLTVALRQAAQQQLTTIHNIHPAVEWRFLQEAERQSWGLPPEPVVFANVYPLYGISDIRGSSDERNRAIQADLLEQFRLGLAVVDAVCQYQETALGEQLRLDLLEHIERLQAEITVDAEMTALKYLSDRLEVHFDSFAQCGPAAQAAVAAYRTACSNEQKSVYVARSQYDQVITQINTLLRATWERWQVRMQEITAHYCDIECTDGIDHMIYAGASIDAKFGLFHLHSLRYEQLRAVCDCARTALSLESQYNTKMQVTHLVLVQDSTVDIFHEPSTERLFDVRGTRDTRYEIVKKRIDKALDQKTKARITQPGMLTLVYSTEEEWAEYQQYWRYLMREGWIGTEIATGNVEPLQGVNGLKFVQVQVLPA; translated from the coding sequence ATGCAACCTCCTGAATCCGTCATCAATCTGGAGCCTAGTCAGACTGCGATCGCCCCGACTCAGGATGATGGGTTTTGGGAGGAAGAGCTATCTAGGGCAGAACAAGAGTCTCAACCAGCATTGGGAGATCTGGTTAATCACAGCCAGTTCTTGATGGCAGCGATCGCGCCTCAGACCTTTGCTCTTAGCTATGCTAACGAGTCTTTCTGGAAATTGCTAGGGGCGAAAACCCCTCAAATGGAGCAGGGTCAGGCATGGTTGCAATGCCTAGCCCCAGAGGATGTGACTGCGTTGCAACAGTTATATCGGGGGCATTTACTCCGGCTGATTTTGTCTCAGCATCACCAAACTCACTTGCCAGAGCTGAGATTTTTGGATCAGCCAATCAGGGTGACTTGGCAAACTACCCCCAATTCAACGCCGAGATATTTATCGCTCTGGTTGCGATCGCAAGGTCTCCGAGTCGCTCAATTGGAGGCTGAATCCAATAAATTTGCTGACTTGAATCACTTGTCGCCTGAAGCTTTGAAGGCCAAACTACTCGACGAGGAGCAATTGCGCCAACTAGAGCAGCGATTGGACTTAAGTCTATATCCAGTGGAAGGGCAGTTGTTGCTAGAAGGACTCGATATTACCGCTCAAGAAGCAGTCCGGCGTTTGACTTATTTGTTGATCGATCGCGATTCAATTCTGCGTCCAGAGAAGTTTCAGCAAGTGAATCAAGGGTTGCGATCGCTATTTCGAGCAGACAACAGCATTATTCTGAGTGCGGAAGGTGAGCAAGCAAGGCTGTTTATTGGCACTGAGTACGAAGAGCTAAATGTCAGCGCTTATTCAATGGCTTCTCTGCAAGGTTCTCACTTTCTCAAAGCGGCTGAGGTGAACCAAGTTTACACCGTGCCAGATTTGCACCTCCACTGTCAGACTGAGTGTGAGCGCAACTTGCAGGAGTTGGGCATTCGCTCGTTGTTGCTGATTCCCTTAGTGGTTAAAGCGACGGCAACGGGGAAAGGATCGCGGCAGTTGGCAGGCTTGGTGGGTTTAACCAGCGATCGCCCTCACCACTTTGATTCGGTCGATTGCCAATACGCCACAGAACTGATTGCTCCCTTGACAGTGGCCTTGCGACAGGCAGCGCAACAGCAACTAACCACGATTCATAACATCCATCCCGCTGTGGAATGGCGGTTTCTTCAAGAAGCGGAGCGGCAAAGTTGGGGGTTGCCACCGGAGCCTGTGGTGTTTGCTAATGTCTATCCTCTTTATGGCATCTCGGATATTCGTGGATCTTCCGATGAGCGCAACCGAGCAATCCAAGCTGATTTGTTAGAACAGTTTCGGCTGGGGTTGGCTGTGGTCGATGCGGTCTGCCAGTACCAGGAGACAGCTCTAGGCGAACAGTTGCGGCTCGATCTGCTGGAGCATATTGAGCGCTTGCAAGCAGAAATTACAGTTGATGCTGAAATGACAGCCCTGAAGTACCTGAGCGATCGCTTGGAGGTTCACTTTGACTCCTTCGCTCAATGCGGGCCTGCAGCTCAAGCAGCGGTTGCAGCCTATCGTACCGCTTGCAGCAACGAGCAGAAAAGTGTGTATGTGGCTCGTAGTCAATATGACCAAGTGATCACTCAAATCAACACATTACTGCGGGCTACCTGGGAGCGTTGGCAAGTTCGCATGCAGGAGATTACAGCCCATTATTGTGATATTGAATGTACCGATGGCATTGATCACATGATTTATGCTGGAGCCTCAATTGATGCCAAGTTTGGCCTCTTTCACTTGCACAGCCTGCGCTACGAACAACTACGAGCGGTTTGCGATTGTGCCCGAACCGCATTAAGTCTAGAAAGCCAATACAACACCAAGATGCAGGTAACTCATCTGGTACTAGTGCAGGACTCCACCGTAGATATTTTTCACGAGCCCAGCACAGAGCGATTGTTTGATGTCAGAGGCACCCGTGACACCCGCTACGAAATTGTGAAAAAGCGGATTGATAAAGCCCTCGATCAAAAGACCAAAGCGCGAATCACTCAGCCAGGAATGTTGACACTTGTCTATTCCACTGAAGAAGAATGGGCTGAATATCAACAATATTGGCGCTACTTAATGCGAGAAGGTTGGATCGGCACAGAAATTGCAACTGGAAATGTAGAACCGTTGCAAGGGGTGAATGGCCTCAAGTTTGTGCAAGTGCAAGTGCTGCCTGCTTAA
- the trpB gene encoding tryptophan synthase subunit beta → MDNLAEVITSAQRPDALGRFGQFGGKYVPETLMPALSELETAFHQYCNDPEFQQELQGLMRDYVGRPSPLYFAERLTTRYARPDGSGPQIYLKREDLNHTGAHKINNSLAQALLAKRMGKQRIIAETGAGQHGVATATVCARFGLECIIYMGVHDMERQALNVFRMRLMGAEVRPVASGTGTLKDATSEAIRDWVTNVETTHYILGSVAGPHPYPMIVRDFQAVIGQETRAQCQEKWGGLPDILLACVGGGSNAMGLFHEFVNESSVRFIGIEAAGEGVDTEKHAATLTRGRVGVLHGAMSYLLQDQDGQVIEPHSISAGLDYPGVGPEHSYLKDSGRAEYYSITDQEALEGFQLISKLEGIIPALETSHAIAYLEHLCPQLEGSPRIVINCSGRGDKDVQSVIKYLKLDEQNS, encoded by the coding sequence ATCGACAATCTTGCTGAAGTGATCACGTCTGCTCAGCGGCCTGATGCCCTGGGGCGATTTGGTCAGTTTGGGGGTAAGTATGTGCCAGAAACGCTGATGCCAGCGCTGAGTGAGTTGGAGACGGCATTTCATCAGTATTGCAACGATCCGGAATTTCAGCAGGAGTTGCAGGGGTTGATGCGGGATTATGTGGGACGGCCCAGCCCGCTCTATTTTGCGGAGCGTCTAACGACTCGGTATGCGCGTCCAGATGGGAGTGGCCCTCAGATTTATCTGAAGCGCGAAGACTTAAACCATACAGGCGCTCACAAAATCAATAACTCTTTGGCTCAGGCGCTGCTAGCGAAGCGGATGGGTAAGCAGCGAATTATTGCGGAAACGGGCGCGGGGCAGCATGGGGTGGCGACAGCGACAGTCTGCGCTCGTTTTGGCCTGGAGTGCATCATCTATATGGGGGTGCATGATATGGAGCGGCAAGCCCTGAATGTGTTCCGGATGCGGTTGATGGGTGCGGAAGTGCGTCCGGTTGCTTCTGGGACAGGCACGCTGAAAGATGCGACTTCGGAGGCGATTCGGGACTGGGTGACGAATGTGGAAACGACTCATTACATTCTTGGTTCGGTCGCTGGCCCCCATCCTTACCCCATGATTGTGCGCGACTTCCAAGCGGTGATTGGTCAAGAAACTAGGGCACAGTGCCAAGAAAAGTGGGGTGGCTTGCCTGATATTCTGCTGGCTTGTGTGGGTGGTGGCTCAAATGCAATGGGTCTATTCCACGAATTTGTGAATGAATCCAGTGTGCGCTTCATTGGGATTGAAGCGGCTGGGGAAGGTGTAGACACGGAGAAACACGCGGCGACGTTAACTCGTGGTCGAGTGGGTGTGTTGCACGGGGCAATGAGCTATCTGTTGCAAGACCAGGACGGCCAAGTAATTGAGCCACATTCAATCAGCGCAGGTTTGGACTACCCTGGCGTTGGCCCTGAACATAGCTACCTCAAAGACAGCGGTCGGGCGGAGTACTACAGCATTACGGACCAAGAAGCGCTAGAAGGCTTTCAATTGATTTCTAAGCTGGAGGGGATTATTCCCGCTTTGGAAACCTCTCACGCGATCGCCTACTTAGAGCACCTTTGCCCTCAACTCGAAGGTAGCCCCCGCATCGTGATCAACTGCTCTGGTCGTGGCGACAAGGACGTGCAGAGCGTGATCAAATACCTGAAGCTAGACGAGCAGAATTCCTAG
- the ftsH4 gene encoding ATP-dependent zinc metalloprotease FtsH4, translated as MPIKKDQPQPPRSRQISNILLLLSGLFLLANLVFPNLFAPQVPRVPYSLFIHQVDEQEVAKAAVGQNEIRYQLKGEGDQQGQVLSTTPIFDLNLPKLLEEKGVEFGATPPSKNGWIGTLVSWVIPPLIFIGIWQFFIARSGGGSQGGVLSIGKSKAKVYVEGESAKITFGDVAGVEEAKTELVEIVDFLKSPDRFLQIGARIPKGVLLIGPPGTGKTLLAKAVAGEAGVPFFSISGSEFVEMFVGVGSSRVRDLFEQAKKQAPCIIFIDELDAIGKSRASGGFYGGNDEREQTLNQLLTEMDGFAAGGATVIVLAATNRPESLDPALLRPGRFDRQVLVDRPDLSGREEILGIHAQKVKLGPDVDLRAIATRTPGFAGADLANLVNEAALLAARQNRQAVAQEDFAEAIERVVAGLEKKSRVLNEKEKKIVAYHEVGHALVGALIPGSGRVEKISIIPRGMAALGYTLQLPTEDRFLMDEGELRGQIATLLGGRSAEEIIFGSITTGASNDLQRATDLAERMVTTYGMSRVLGPLAYDKGQQGMFLGGEGMHPRRMVSEKVAEEIDREVKDIVETAHQQALDILNQNRELLEAIATQLLETEVIEGETLHKLLSQVKSASDKIPAGIA; from the coding sequence ATGCCAATTAAAAAAGATCAGCCTCAACCTCCCCGTTCTCGCCAAATTAGCAATATTCTGCTATTGCTATCAGGCTTATTTTTGTTGGCAAACCTAGTTTTTCCCAATTTATTTGCCCCTCAAGTTCCACGAGTCCCTTATAGCTTGTTCATTCATCAGGTCGATGAGCAAGAAGTTGCCAAGGCAGCGGTGGGCCAAAATGAAATTCGCTATCAGCTGAAGGGAGAAGGCGACCAACAGGGCCAAGTCCTCAGCACAACTCCCATTTTTGACCTCAACCTACCTAAGCTTCTAGAAGAAAAAGGGGTTGAGTTCGGTGCGACTCCCCCGTCTAAGAATGGCTGGATTGGCACCCTCGTCAGTTGGGTGATTCCACCGCTGATTTTCATCGGTATCTGGCAATTCTTTATTGCCCGGAGTGGTGGTGGCTCTCAAGGAGGCGTCCTCTCCATTGGTAAGAGCAAAGCCAAAGTTTATGTCGAAGGTGAATCTGCCAAAATCACGTTTGGAGATGTGGCAGGCGTAGAAGAAGCTAAAACTGAACTTGTAGAGATTGTTGATTTCCTCAAAAGTCCCGATCGCTTCCTGCAAATTGGCGCTCGCATCCCTAAAGGGGTGTTGCTGATTGGCCCTCCGGGTACAGGCAAAACGCTCCTGGCTAAAGCAGTTGCAGGTGAAGCTGGAGTGCCTTTCTTCAGCATCTCTGGCTCTGAGTTTGTCGAAATGTTTGTGGGTGTCGGTTCTTCCAGGGTTCGCGACTTGTTTGAGCAAGCCAAGAAACAAGCGCCTTGCATCATCTTTATTGATGAATTAGATGCGATCGGTAAGTCCCGTGCCTCCGGCGGTTTCTACGGTGGCAACGATGAGCGGGAACAAACTCTAAACCAGTTGTTGACTGAGATGGATGGATTTGCGGCGGGTGGCGCAACTGTAATCGTGCTAGCTGCCACTAACCGTCCTGAAAGCTTAGATCCAGCATTACTGCGTCCGGGACGGTTCGATCGCCAAGTGCTGGTCGATCGCCCAGACTTATCGGGTCGCGAAGAAATCCTCGGAATTCACGCCCAGAAAGTGAAGCTAGGCCCAGATGTAGACTTACGGGCGATCGCCACTCGGACTCCTGGTTTTGCGGGGGCAGACTTGGCTAACTTAGTCAACGAAGCTGCGCTCTTAGCCGCCCGTCAAAATCGTCAAGCCGTTGCTCAAGAAGACTTTGCTGAGGCGATCGAGCGGGTAGTAGCAGGCTTAGAGAAAAAGAGCCGCGTCCTCAACGAAAAAGAGAAAAAGATTGTGGCTTACCACGAAGTGGGTCACGCTTTAGTCGGTGCCCTCATCCCTGGTAGCGGTCGAGTTGAAAAAATCTCGATTATCCCACGCGGCATGGCAGCTCTGGGTTATACCTTGCAACTTCCTACCGAAGACCGCTTCTTGATGGATGAAGGGGAACTGCGCGGTCAAATCGCCACATTGTTGGGAGGTCGCTCCGCTGAAGAGATTATCTTTGGCAGCATCACCACAGGCGCTTCCAATGACCTCCAACGCGCTACAGACTTAGCTGAGCGCATGGTGACAACCTACGGCATGAGCAGAGTTCTCGGCCCGCTCGCCTATGACAAAGGTCAACAGGGCATGTTCCTAGGGGGCGAAGGGATGCATCCTCGTCGCATGGTCAGCGAGAAAGTGGCTGAAGAAATCGATCGCGAAGTTAAGGACATTGTTGAAACGGCTCATCAGCAAGCCCTCGACATCTTGAACCAAAATCGAGAGTTGTTGGAGGCGATCGCCACTCAACTCCTCGAAACGGAAGTGATTGAAGGAGAGACGCTGCACAAGCTCTTAAGCCAAGTTAAATCAGCTAGCGACAAAATCCCTGCTGGCATTGCTTAA
- a CDS encoding CAP domain-containing protein, producing the protein MMRPLLTGIACSAVVMTGGLLGVLTTQNPAPAVTKPISRTVQPANSHTPLVAQTPTTASSLSAIEKSAFDQINKYRASKGLPALTWNAAIAEQSRKHSQSMANAKVPFSHDGFQSRVGAIAKTVAYRGAAENVAYNQGFNDPATKAVQGWIKSNGHRTNIEGNYNVSGIGVAKNAKGEYYLTQIFIRSR; encoded by the coding sequence ATGATGCGACCCCTTCTGACTGGGATTGCTTGCAGTGCTGTCGTGATGACAGGCGGATTGCTAGGAGTCCTTACTACTCAAAATCCTGCCCCCGCTGTCACTAAACCTATTAGCCGCACGGTTCAGCCTGCGAACTCACACACACCACTAGTTGCTCAAACACCAACGACTGCTAGTTCCCTCAGTGCCATTGAGAAATCTGCTTTTGACCAAATCAATAAGTACCGTGCCTCCAAGGGCTTACCTGCCTTAACTTGGAATGCGGCGATCGCGGAGCAATCTCGCAAACATAGCCAAAGCATGGCGAATGCTAAAGTGCCCTTTAGTCATGATGGATTCCAATCCCGCGTGGGCGCGATCGCCAAAACAGTGGCCTACAGAGGGGCGGCTGAAAACGTGGCCTATAACCAAGGCTTTAACGACCCTGCTACTAAAGCAGTGCAAGGCTGGATTAAAAGTAATGGACACCGCACCAACATTGAAGGTAACTACAACGTCAGCGGCATCGGTGTAGCCAAAAACGCCAAAGGCGAATACTACTTGACCCAAATCTTTATCCGTTCCCGTTAA
- a CDS encoding ABC transporter substrate-binding protein: MAERFPLPVLWITARKWETLSVRSSPSLSGTDGMAIANCVFYSSHGHQPSSTVNMQSRFLRLFCLALLSLFLIVACHRVTTVASRPEPQPLKVGCYSLWPGFFPMILAQEKGFFAQQGVQVEPIYSSNYLEPVSNFSAGYSDGVTSALGSLMSLVGQDTEAQMVLVSDQSAGADMLVVAAGIQDVSDLKGKRIGVKLGDFGELFVTTLLKSQNLTTADVTLVNTEGELVPDRIAKGDIQSGHTWAPHTSEVINAGGRVLLSSQSTPGLIADGIVFHQNVVRDRPEQVQAFVRAWFQAVDYWQAHPQESNALLAKALKLKPEEISTEGVHLATVADNLKALSPGQTTESLYYTAKLYADFFIRAGGLSAAPDIDQLIAPSFVQALAEEQS, encoded by the coding sequence ATGGCCGAGAGATTTCCGCTGCCTGTGCTTTGGATCACAGCTAGGAAATGGGAAACACTAAGTGTTAGGTCATCTCCAAGTTTGAGTGGCACTGATGGGATGGCGATCGCTAATTGTGTTTTCTATTCATCCCACGGGCATCAACCCAGTAGCACGGTCAACATGCAATCCCGATTTCTCCGCCTGTTCTGTTTGGCTCTCTTGAGTCTTTTCCTGATTGTTGCCTGTCATCGCGTCACCACCGTAGCTTCACGGCCAGAGCCACAACCCCTCAAGGTGGGTTGCTATAGCTTGTGGCCAGGTTTTTTTCCTATGATTCTGGCTCAAGAAAAAGGGTTCTTTGCCCAGCAGGGAGTGCAAGTTGAACCGATTTATTCCAGCAATTATTTAGAGCCTGTGTCCAACTTTAGTGCTGGCTACTCCGATGGAGTCACTTCAGCCTTGGGCAGCCTTATGAGCCTGGTTGGACAAGATACGGAGGCCCAGATGGTTTTAGTCAGCGATCAGTCCGCTGGAGCCGATATGTTGGTGGTGGCAGCGGGCATTCAAGACGTGAGTGACTTGAAGGGCAAGCGAATTGGGGTCAAACTGGGTGATTTTGGAGAGTTATTCGTTACGACTCTGCTAAAGTCCCAAAACTTGACCACGGCTGATGTGACTTTAGTCAACACTGAGGGAGAGCTGGTACCAGACCGCATCGCGAAGGGTGATATTCAATCTGGGCATACTTGGGCACCTCATACCTCAGAGGTGATCAATGCAGGAGGCCGAGTTTTGCTCAGTAGCCAGAGCACACCAGGGCTGATTGCGGATGGGATTGTGTTTCACCAAAATGTTGTGCGCGATCGCCCTGAGCAAGTGCAAGCCTTTGTCCGAGCTTGGTTCCAAGCGGTAGATTATTGGCAAGCTCATCCTCAAGAGAGCAACGCCTTGCTGGCAAAAGCGCTCAAGTTGAAGCCAGAGGAAATTTCAACTGAGGGAGTTCATTTAGCGACTGTGGCAGACAACTTAAAGGCATTGTCTCCAGGCCAAACAACCGAATCGTTGTATTACACCGCTAAGCTGTACGCTGACTTTTTTATTCGGGCTGGAGGGCTGAGTGCTGCGCCTGATATCGACCAATTGATTGCTCCCTCTTTTGTCCAAGCTTTGGCAGAGGAACAGTCGTGA